The following proteins are co-located in the Billgrantia tianxiuensis genome:
- a CDS encoding TRAP transporter small permease, with the protein MIFKFNALYRLGAWGAAACMVVICALVALQVTFRLVDALLVLVGMRRLGLGITGVSEIASYLLVGATFLGLAYTFVHHAHIRVTLLISRLPSALRAWFEVFCLLVALVISLLLGYGLVELARESREFNDVSSGFLSIPLWIPQTVLATGVGLLCLALAEALATTLRIAIREPHRFREEAAVDDSDLP; encoded by the coding sequence ATGATCTTTAAGTTCAATGCGCTCTATCGCCTGGGCGCCTGGGGTGCCGCTGCCTGCATGGTGGTGATCTGCGCCCTGGTCGCCCTTCAGGTCACCTTCCGCCTGGTCGACGCACTGCTGGTACTGGTGGGCATGCGCCGCCTTGGCCTGGGCATCACCGGCGTGTCGGAGATTGCCTCCTACCTGCTGGTGGGGGCGACGTTCCTCGGTCTCGCCTACACCTTCGTCCACCATGCGCACATACGCGTCACCCTACTGATTTCCCGGCTGCCATCGGCACTGCGCGCCTGGTTCGAGGTGTTCTGCCTGCTGGTGGCGCTCGTCATCAGCCTGTTGCTGGGCTATGGGCTGGTGGAACTTGCCCGGGAGAGCCGTGAATTCAACGACGTCTCCTCGGGCTTCCTGTCGATTCCACTGTGGATTCCCCAGACGGTGCTGGCCACCGGTGTCGGCCTGCTTTGCCTGGCACTGGCCGAGGCCCTGGCGACCACCTTGCGCATCGCCATTCGCGAGCCCCACCGCTTCCGCGAAGAGGCGGCTGTCGACGACAGCGATCTTCCTTGA